The Xyrauchen texanus isolate HMW12.3.18 chromosome 49, RBS_HiC_50CHRs, whole genome shotgun sequence genome contains the following window.
ctgtttaatgttttatgtttaattatttaGAGCATCATTGAGCTTTGGAAAGGcgttaaacaaaataaaagttttattatcattaattatattGATCTACTGACGAACAAATCAAATCTAGTTTTAAAAGTGTTCGATTGCTCTTTGATAtaatctgctggtggaatcctcaaactgcaaatgcaggaactgaatttagactttgccTTGAGATTGTACGTGGTTCTGAAACATTTTAGCACAATAACTTAattcttaggaaaatagcaaattgctttCCGCCATTTTATTTAGAGTACAtacaatacatccacagatagcacaaacactcccacccatgcccacttgcgtTTTGCACTGGCATGAACATTGCGCTTGAAATTAGCATGCTCACGAATATTAGATAAGACTTAGCGCACAGATGTTGCACATAGCACCGCGTCTAGCAGTCACGAAAATACAGCTCAATGGGTGGCTACATTGAAGAGCTTAAAATGTAATAGATTATAGCCAAATCATTGATACTTTTGATTTATAGGTCACTGCATACATCCCGTAATTCCATTTGTTATTTCAAAGTTTTTATGACTTCAATTtattctaaaatataaaaaaatagtaatactaaagaatgagtaggtgtgtccaaacttttgactggtactgTAGATGGCAAAACACTTATCATCAGTTGCCAATAGCAACGGTCTTCAGGATTCAGATTCAAACATCTTCTTCCTGCCACCCATGCCAGCCTTATCCTCAATGTTTTTACGCCAGTCACCAACATCACGCAGTTCCTTATCCTGTAAGGAAGAGACCAAAGAGGGAACGGATAGAGGTTTGTATGTTTTGCGTGACTTGAAAGTTTTATAACCCTGACACAAAGTAGAATATCCTAGTTGCACTTCACAACTATTCAAAAGTGAAGAGTAACTATGGCAGTCAAGCTCTGAAAAGCACGAAAAGTACCATAAAATCGGTCAGTACAACTTAGGTCACAGTGATTGCTAAGTAAAACATGTGGATCAACATATTTTGATGGTTCTGGAACCAGGGACTAAAATTGTTCAAGGAAacgggaacaaagtgattttcaattgttccggagagAAAACGTcactttttaaatgctggtaactggttataacTCGTTCATTTTGTTCCAAGCTTGGAAATTCTAAACAACTCCACACTAGTCCATTTGCAAACAAAATTCTAAGTAACAATGCTTCAAACCATCTACACTCAAATCTCACTCACCTCCTCTTTGACCTCCTTCTTCACTTGTTTCAGGTTGGCTCTCAAGTCCATGGACACCTTGTGTTTGGAGCCGAGCAGAGCTTGAAGCATAGCGTCAGCGGACATGCGCACTTTCTTCAAAGGAGGTTTCTTGAACTTGCCCTTCAGGTCGATGATCTTAATGTTTAAGTCTTTGACCTAAAGTGCATATACAAGAATCTAAAAATGGCCTTGCTGATGGACCAAAAAGAAAGGAGCCACTCCAAGAAACAGCTTACCTCACTGACAACCATGTTGGCTTTGTACTCTAGTATATATCTTTCCTCGTCGATAACATTAATTTTTGAGGATAACTCATTGCAAAGCTCCTATTGAAAGAAAAACTTTAGAAATCAGGCTAAAGCTTTACATTTCCAATATGCATTCACCAAATTTAGTTTAATTGTAGTAGTAATAGAATGTGACTTAAATGATACCTTCAGTTCCTCCTTGGAGCTTGGGGTTGACAATGTAGGACAGTGTTCTTCCATGTacttcttcctttcttccttcttttCAATATCCTCTGCTTCCAGTAAATCTTTTGCAACTGTGAGCATCATGCTCTACAAGCAGATGTGATTCAGTGAGAACCTTGATCATGTTTTAACTGTAGTTATTCTTTTATAATGAATTGTTTTGGTTGTAGTCTAATCAGCTACCAAGTCAAGAGCTCCTACCTTCAGGCTGTGTTTTTTACTACTAGACAGCCGTTTTCTAATAAGAGGAGAAACAAAAACATGTATTACATTGGGATATACATTTCTTTGTTGTGCCATCTATTGTAGTTCAAATGTACTTTGTTTACACATACGTAAACCGTACAGTGCAAGacagcactgtattgatattctACAAAATTCTAGTTAGGGATTTATTTTCAACATCTAAATACAAGTGCACACAACATGTTGGTACCCTATGCATATGTAATgatttgttgtcttttgttttggcgCAAGACCGTCACAGACTGGGTGTGTCATCTACAAAACCATTCGCCCTGACTGAAGCTATGATCACGAAATTAATtctcactcaaactcacacacatttCACAAGAGGAGATTTAATTGTGTTAGCATGTCAACCAACCCCATAAAGGAAGGGTTTCGGACAGAACTGGAAAATAAGAGTTGAAGATATTCATGAGGAACACACTATCGTAATCATACGTCCCTATAGCAGGTTTTTGCCTGCGCCACCAATACGCATTtagctgccttgcaagcactggtatATTCTTcagaataaaatattataattttatccCCAACCAAGAAATATGGAAGTTTATCATAATACAGTTTCTTTTCACTTTTTGAGATACCTTCTTAACTAATCATTAACTAAGTGTTACCTTCTTAAGAAGTAATCTTTCAAGAAAATTGAATGTTATGTGCCAATGGAATACTTACTCCGACATGTTGAAGATTTTCTTTTTCACCTTTTCACAGGAAGAAAAGAGAATGAAGAGTTAAAAATGACATGgagtatataaataaatcttaTGACTGGAGGACCATTTATCTTAGCTGATCAGTCATAATAAATTTCATAGCACAGTTTTGACTACTAAAgcagatgtgtgtaattttttcgatgttaaaatactttctcctatcccagcgtATTAtgtagacaactataagtaaaccttTTGTATATCCTGATTTCCTCAAAACATGCAAACACTATGTTTCTTTGGCACTttcaaacattgatctgtttgatTTGAGCGGCCCATCCAGCCCAAAacagcaacattagctcaaccaatggcatgagtttgaagtgggacaatttgtttatttgaccAATTGCAGACAGAGGGTGTATtcagaaatctgtttgaaaacaatgtttagtttttgcaattctgttttgtgatgctagtgtcacagaacttacacacttcagctttaagtattCTTTTAGCCAATGCTTTTATTcaagtgaattaaagtaacaaactATGGTTATGCCCCTTACTCAAGGGATCACCTTTTTGTAGGGTTAAAGCCTACAGCTTTTTCAGTATCTAATCCATTAACATTCTGATCATGTGACCTTGATCACATCTCACTCAATGTTTGGAAAATGTGTGCATTTTAATAAGTCGAAATGATCCCCCAACTCCCTTTGACTCACACGAGAGAATTTCCTCTGAGAGGTCACTGCAATATGATCTGAAGGCCAGTACATCAGCTGCAGACACGCCGTTCTCAAGAACATCTTTGAGATGTCAAAGAAATGACAACACAGCACTGATATAACTGCCTTCCCTTTATTCCCTGCTTAAATAACTGTCTCAAATATCCATCTTAATACACCCCGCTTTGAGAGACAGAGTGGACAAGATGGTTAAGTGGTGACTGAATGACAAACTGAATGACTGATTTAGTACACTCAAATGGACACTTAATTCCTCAATGACATACTTAGGAAGCTGTGAAGACAACAGTCAGGTCATGTAAGGCTATTTGAAGAAGGACTATTCTAAGGACCAATGGAAGGAGAGATTGAGAACATCTTTTGAAGAAAACGCATAGCAGAACAGATCTCCAAAGAATTGAACTGCTTGAGATATATTAAGAAGGCCCTTATGTCTCCTAGCGTGAGAGGCAGGAAGAACGTCAGGACTAATCAACTctctgaaagtaaaaaaaaaaaaaaacttttcacttAGATTCAAGAAGGTCAACACATTGGAAACCTTCAGACAAGATGGTTACGATTGATCGAAAGGTCTTTTTTGAataaatagcattgtttttctgtggAGAGAATATTATAAATCCAACTTTTTGAGACAGTATTGTAAATGAGCTGTTATTAAGACCCAAAACAAGGTGTTGAAAGGTGGAGCAAGACTTGAGGATCAGTCTCAAATGTATTGCTTGTGTTCACTTTCAAATGGCCATATCAACAGTCAACCCTGACCTCTCCTTCCAGGTTGCCATTCAAAATGGTTTCTCTACTTCTTAGCATTTTGTTCTGGTAGAAAAGACTTCAAGTTTGATccaaaaacagacattttaaatgaattggtACAACCAAACCCCTAATAATTTCATGCTGAATTGGGCATATCTTCAAGCATTTCTAATTATCAATGAAATAGTTCTCAAATCTTCAGATAGCTGGTCCAAATCCATCGTTGAACacaaatttaatttacatttatttattttttgtagattTCTTACCAAAGCAATACAAGAACCAATCCCAGTCCTGCCTTATCACCTGCTCAAATTATTATGATAATCAACCATTTAACCAATGTAATAttaaacaaaattccatcaagtATTGAATATCTAAAATCTGTGCAATCTAGTTAAGAAACACAAGATGCTGAACCAAGGGAACAGCTCTCACCTTTCAAGAAGAACAGAGGAACTTCTTTCAGGCTTTCTTCTGAGGAAAGATGGCTGTCAAAATGAGGCACAGGCAGCAGACTTGTTAAGAAGGTATATATTGCATTCTCTGATCTCTCTGCAAATCCTTGGTTTCTCTTTATGGAAGTGGATTACCTACTAAACCAATGGGCTCACAAGGTCATGAAATACAGCACTATCCCTCCTTCGCTGTTCCTTAATTATAAATATCCTGTCCTTCAAGAGTTATTCTTGAATGTTTATTATTCTGAGGATTACTATCTTACAAATAACTTTTAGTTGTACTATCTATCTATTATCTATCtataatctatccatccatcatctgtctatctatcatctatccatccatcatctatctatccatttatctatctatcatctatctatctgtctatcatctatctatccatctatatatctgtctatcaatccatcatctatctgtctatatctatctatctattcatctatccatccatctttctatctgtctatctatccatccatcatctatctatctatcattatccatccatcatatatctatccatccatccatcaatcaatccatcatctatctatctatctataattgaAATCATTGTTACAATTTTATAGCATCCTCATTTTTTTCATTCAGTTATTTCACTTAGTTGCCCAGAGCCAGGAAAGGTTTTTACATTTTACCTGTTTATATTCAGACATAATAAAATTGATGTTGTCTGCAAGAATTTAGCCATAAACCAAATGGATAACATAAGCTGTAAACAAATACTTACTTGTTCCAATGATCATGGCCAAATTATCATCAAATCAGCCAGTATCTTTTGTATTTGGCCTCTTTTCTTCTTTGTAAAGATTAAAACAGGACTTGTCTCTTGCATAATTCATTTTTGATGATTTATTGTGTAAGAAAGCTGTACATATTCTTTAGCAttctcattttgattttgaatatgTGGTACATATTAATGCTGCTTATTATGCTCTGagaatacaaaatgtaaatgaacaaccacatttatttttgtatgcttTCAATTACACAAATGTTTACAGTGTATCCATGTAATGACCATATACAAGCTAAAGACTAATTCTAAAGTGGATTACAGAGCAGAAAAATTAACTTTAAAACTTAAGAAATTCAAGCCTCAGATTCAAACATCTTCTTCCTGCCATCCATGCCAGACTTATCCTCAATGTTCTTGCGCCAGTCACCAACATCACGCAGTTCCTTATCCTAcaaaaagtatataaatgttCTAGTTGGTAAGGTAAATGGCAGTGAGACAATAGATTACACGTTATAAATCAGCATCTTCCAGAATTTGGAAGGTTCTGAAGTCTTTGCGTCAAAAGAATTTCGAAGAACATAGAAATTTCAAGGAAATGAggtgatcacacaggaaatcgacatatTGCTTCCGAATGTTCTTGTACCCCTCAAATTGACCCCATTCTGTCAAATTACTGACAACCGCCATTCCCCATCAGACTTTTTTGCATTAAATGATAAGTGATCACCTGGCACTACTGATAGGGTGTTGTGTGATGAACCTCAGAAACAAGGGTCCAGGTCCCATTAAAACCAagaagtaatcgtgttcacataaacaatggtgaccgtcattcggaggttgcattttcactgttaaataaaatgtttactccTCTGATGGTTAGGTTCAGGGTTGGGGTTTGATTTAAGGTGTAGGGttgataaaatatacattcctattgactatattacattatttaaccactaaaaatacaacttgcttttgactCTGTGCACATTTCACccagtaaaatgtaaatgtaaagctcacCTCCTCTTTGACCTCCTTCTTGACTTGTTTCAAGTTGGCCCTCAAATCCAGAGACACTTTGTGTTTGGAGCCGAGCAGAGCTTGAAGCATAGCATCGGCAGACATGCGCACCTTCCTCAAAACTGGCTTCTTAAATTTTCCCTTCAAGTCAATGACTTTGATATTCATGTCCTCAATCTAAAGCCAGTAAATGAGATCCATTTCATAAGTACAGAAgccaaaagaaaatacatttttattgtaataaaatgtaGATGCTGTCTTACCTCCTTTGCACACTTGTTTACTTTTATTTCCAGATCGTATCTCTCTTCGTCAACAGCCTCTGTTTTGTGGTGAAGTTCCCTGCACAAGTCCTATATATCCAAAAGACATTTTTATTAGTAGTGACAATGAGTATTCAAATATTTCCATTGGTTGTGGGaatgcaaaaacatttcagcCATTCCATTTTATCCCCCCACTCTTAAAATGAAAAGATCTACACtcattgaccactttattaggtacacatgtacacctactttttcatgcgatctaatcagccaatggtgtacctaataaagcgccacccagtggttggtcaggaaaactgtggatagaaCTGTTTGGAAGCAGAGTGAAAAAGTTCTACACAGTAGGGATGTGCAGGGATAGTCAACATTCGGTTAACCGTTAGACGTGGCACTATTCGATTAtcaaaatcactattcggttattTTATAGCCTACGTGAAATacaaaagagtactgaaaaacaatactcaagtaaaagtacttttacttcttaaaaaaacgtagtttgagtagagtaaaattaCCTgttctaaaaactactcaagtaagagtaaaagagtagctcatttaaaaataCTCGTGAGTAGTGAGTaatgagtactgagttgcaaaagctatgcccctttataataaaaatgcaatttaaaaatgttgcacacatactgtaatttacattccctttcatgactgtttgccagaaagaataaaatattgatattttacaggtgtttgtgattgacaattTTTAAAATACAACACTTATCTAtgacactgtaaacactacatgaatctgattttaaaaaataaataaaagtgcgacatgattacagaaattaaaagatgaaaaagttattttcaatatcataatgtatgaaacaattacaataaaatcagtttatatgtagggtctaaatttcccttaataccGACTGAGAGAGATATTGTGGTgcttaaaacatgtttaaaacaattcaaggaatgaaaaaaactcactaaaaaagcagggtcacttgtcgcgtcatgtcccgcacaatagaggaggtagagcagttgtttggtacaggggccacatcgggctttaaaggaataattctctcaattttaattctctcattttttttgtcatccttatgccatcccggatgtgtgtgactttctttcatcagcagaatacaaattaagatttggtccttataatgtaagtaaatgggtgccaaaagtttgcACATTGTCCTATTTTGGAGAGACTACGtttcacattgatttagttcttgtatcttttaagccaagaagtatttgtgttctcattctcatgcatgatgcacaatgttctgaattttgtgactggtggaatgttctgcctgaattattgctctacaaagattgatacttttctatcaggcattagaagaaacatgataaaggctaagcataattataaattatttgatcatctttactttcctggtaatttattataaaaatgaacACAATCTCTGCATCAAAGggcaatattattaaaaaactaacaatattattaaaaatattattattacatttatttatttataaaatactttcaaagctactaaagttattcagcaAAAAgaagtgagtggttttcttgtttccttgttattgttgtttgattaatagcctttatatgacatagcatactagacagtgctcaattcggttacatgtacacttccagtccaacatttgatatgtccaaCAACATTCGTTCACTTTCAAccaaaccgactgcgtttacattaatgcctcattaagacgggcattggcggaattataaagtgtatttgatcatttaaggtgcgtacacactgccagcgacatctcGACCATTGGCGaatagatgtgggcgtgtccagcgacgtgacaaagatgagacaagttcaactttattcaaatgaagagcgactaacggaagcgacagccaataggagaaaagacgggagagctcacgtgattcctctctctctctctctctctctctctctctctcagctcctgcagtaacagaaagatggatgaaaggctaattcttgctgttagaaattttccagtgctctatgatatgtctcttcccacgtacaaggacatttttaagaaaaatactgcatggaaatgtgtatctgagatcgcagggattttgtggacccagacagaccggcatttgcattttcgtcacagataaacagccgctaaggcaaagagcacgccttgtttctcattcatctttgatataaagcattttatgtactgattccatttatatttagtattttccctccaaaatgtttgtttttagcagcaagaaatgcgattcgctgtcaacagcaatggaatggcatctgtgaatgtcatttataaacgttactaggcaaccagtagtgggaacgcccactagcgacttcaccgccacaaagtcgctggcagtgtgtacgcagctttaggcGCACCTGcaatagcgctcaaacattagcacctgtccatcaaacaGCACACAgtgacagacgtcaggaaataaaaaaatctatcttttatattttatctagatcaaccaacccttggtgctcttgctatcacgattgatgtaattaacacccctggtctagatgtagaaaataggctaagtatagaaaattactcaaaagtttatcctCGATATTGCGGacatttctcttttcttttttttttttcagataaacatcaagattgatTTATCGCctaaatctctcacagcagcccaataatctcagtgatagagaGTTAAATTACAGGCCACGATATAGACACATAGAATCTAGTacgcagaaatatgaaatttatcttgatatgtttcttcaaattagaggcaggattaatgctgatatctggcttgagcaagttaaactcacatgacacaatcaactcaatattcaggtgttgaactgtgcttgaggcatcctcaaCATCCATTACAGTTGCCGCtaaatctgcagctgccgttcaacttttttacatgtgatttgatttgaaaggagtcacaagactctccctagccaatcatgttgattgataaaaaataaaatcaggacagggaagtagcgaacacagacagtgggaaaatagtgcagtaaaagttaaagttacagcacttaaaatgtactaaagtaaaagtgtacaattttaaaatgacttaattacaatttttgggaaaagtagttaattacagtaatttgttactttacacccctgtctACGTTAAATGACTGTtacaccattaaacatgattccagtTTGAATttcccccttttgctctggtgtgcatatttagtacaataattagacaagttcaatataatttgattttaaactTAAAGCACCCCAAAGAGGTTATTTAACCACAGCAGTGTGACCCCACGCATGTGTGAACCTGCCTGGGCagaacacatatactgtataggtAGTTacagtttgattatttttgtttgacttaACATCAAAAAAATTTCATTCAAAGATGTAAGTGTTGTGCTATTAGTCTCATAGCTCACTGTGGACTTTAATTGCTGTTGTTTTGAGTATTGTTTGAGGAAATCCAGACGAAAAAACGTTTAACCGTTCATGAAACCACGCGGTTAACCGAAAGTTTAAAATGGTAACTGCTCATCCCTATTACTGTACATAGAACTTTTCTGGTTCCAAAAATTGGATGATAGTAAATGGCTTTTGGGGTGGGGGGGACATTTcaagtatatataaaatagttcatctaaacagatattttatcaatacaAGAAACTAAAAATAACAGCCATATCAGTAGTTTTAGAGCCTAATAGTacactaaaatacaaaaatattttaagatttacgcatataaatttcataacaaaattacatcaaattaaagTGAGTAaactttaacaattttttttttaataaaattacacaattcaataattttattaaataaaaataggctaaaatatttctTAAGtgaattatttgatttatttatttattttcatcataagAACCCTTTGTTCCAAAAACAGATCCTATCCCCTTTCCCCACATACCGTGTGCTGaaaagttaaaaagtaaaaagtctCTCTTAAGTTCCTCATGTACGAAATTTACAAAAAATAGAAGTTAAAAGTACCTAAAGTGGGCTTTAGTTCCTGCAGTGGGAAATGGCCTATAGAACCCTAataaacctttttgtttttagtaGTTACAGTATTTTCCATAAAATCTTTTCATTCAAAGCCTCAAGATCCATTTACAATAAATTTTAtgggtgcatttatttatttccacattttgcATTTAGTTTAGAGAAAAGTGGAGTGTAGACAGGAAAGGGTGAGAGAGGCAACGGGACCTAATCATGACCCGGCCAGACTAAACCAGAGTCCCGTGAGCCAACAGCTCATGTCATTTCCCAAGTATGTGCACAGCCTGTTTGCCACAGCTCTGACCTGGTTTCAGTTCACAAGTTCActggtatacagtatatagtccTGGAGCGCATTAAGGTGAACTTATCTGGCATGTTGTCCATAAAGAAGGGGCTCGAGCACAGGTCTGGGCTCGAGATCTGTGATCCCCCACTGCATTTATTGTCTGATACCTGCAAAGCTTG
Protein-coding sequences here:
- the LOC127640177 gene encoding troponin I, fast skeletal muscle-like isoform X1 → MAQQRNVYPNVIHVFVSPLIRKRLSSSKKHSLKSMMLTVAKDLLEAEDIEKKEERKKYMEEHCPTLSTPSSKEELKELCNELSSKINVIDEERYILEYKANMVVSEVKDLNIKIIDLKGKFKKPPLKKVRMSADAMLQALLGSKHKVSMDLRANLKQVKKEVKEEDKELRDVGDWRKNIEDKAGMGGRKKMFESES
- the LOC127640180 gene encoding troponin I, fast skeletal muscle-like translates to MSEKKMSSSRKHHLKSLMLSIAKGLLEQEETDRDVARKRYMAETCPALSLPGSMQALQDLCRELHHKTEAVDEERYDLEIKVNKCAKEIEDMNIKVIDLKGKFKKPVLRKVRMSADAMLQALLGSKHKVSLDLRANLKQVKKEVKEEDKELRDVGDWRKNIEDKSGMDGRKKMFESEA
- the LOC127640177 gene encoding troponin I, fast skeletal muscle-like isoform X2; protein product: MSEKRLSSSKKHSLKSMMLTVAKDLLEAEDIEKKEERKKYMEEHCPTLSTPSSKEELKELCNELSSKINVIDEERYILEYKANMVVSEVKDLNIKIIDLKGKFKKPPLKKVRMSADAMLQALLGSKHKVSMDLRANLKQVKKEVKEEDKELRDVGDWRKNIEDKAGMGGRKKMFESES